One genomic region from Robbsia betulipollinis encodes:
- a CDS encoding formimidoylglutamate deiminase, with protein MSTESPLPARDVATPSGLFAHAALLPDGWRRDVALHWNAAGELTAVRADTTNATGLPVARGPVLPGMPNLHSHAFQRAMAGLTETRDHPADSFWSWRNLMYRFASRLQPEDLEIIARHLYIEMLRAGYTSVCEFHYVHHAVGGHAYANPAEHAERVLRAAQDAGIGMTLLPVLYQYGGFGHAPPLEHQARFVTSPDWIAELLARLRRSHPTHATLQYGLAPHSLRAVAQDTLAPLIAELRRADATAPVHIHIAEQEQEVDACMAACGLRPVEALFAGQAVDAHWCLVHATHMSDAEYRMTARSGAIVGLCPTTEANLGDGVFDARRYFGDGGQWGIGSDSQVCVSPAAELRLLEYGQRLLHRRRNVLSSDAAPAVADGLYLAAVRGGAAASGRPLAGLATGQRADLVILDTTHPDFDHRPLEQLLSAMVFCEHGHPPVRDVFVAGRQVVDNGTHALQQQAAAEYRRTLAALLT; from the coding sequence ATGTCTACAGAATCCCCCCTGCCGGCGCGCGACGTCGCCACGCCGTCCGGCCTGTTCGCGCACGCCGCCCTGCTGCCCGACGGCTGGCGCCGTGACGTCGCGCTGCACTGGAACGCGGCGGGAGAACTGACCGCGGTCCGCGCCGACACCACGAATGCCACCGGACTGCCCGTCGCCCGCGGGCCGGTGCTGCCCGGCATGCCCAACCTGCACTCGCATGCGTTCCAGAGAGCGATGGCGGGGCTGACCGAGACCCGCGACCATCCCGCCGATTCTTTCTGGAGCTGGCGCAACCTGATGTACCGCTTCGCCAGCCGCCTGCAGCCGGAGGACCTGGAGATCATCGCCCGTCATCTCTACATCGAAATGCTGCGCGCCGGTTATACCTCGGTCTGCGAATTTCATTACGTGCATCACGCAGTGGGCGGCCATGCGTACGCGAATCCCGCGGAACATGCCGAACGCGTGCTGCGCGCCGCGCAAGATGCCGGCATCGGCATGACACTGCTGCCGGTGCTGTACCAGTACGGCGGCTTCGGTCACGCGCCTCCGCTCGAACATCAGGCGCGCTTCGTGACCTCGCCCGACTGGATCGCCGAACTGCTTGCGCGTCTGCGCCGCTCGCACCCGACGCACGCCACGCTCCAGTACGGTCTCGCTCCGCATTCACTGCGCGCCGTGGCACAGGACACGTTGGCGCCGCTGATCGCCGAGCTGCGCCGCGCCGACGCCACCGCCCCGGTGCACATCCACATCGCCGAGCAGGAGCAGGAAGTGGACGCCTGCATGGCCGCTTGCGGTCTACGTCCGGTGGAAGCCTTGTTCGCGGGCCAGGCAGTGGACGCGCACTGGTGCCTGGTGCATGCCACGCACATGTCCGACGCGGAATATCGAATGACCGCGCGCAGCGGCGCGATCGTCGGCCTGTGCCCGACGACGGAGGCGAACCTGGGCGACGGCGTCTTCGACGCACGGCGCTACTTCGGCGATGGCGGACAATGGGGTATCGGCTCGGACAGCCAGGTCTGCGTATCGCCCGCCGCCGAACTGCGCCTGCTCGAATACGGACAACGGCTGCTGCACCGCCGGCGCAACGTGCTGTCCAGCGATGCGGCACCGGCGGTGGCGGACGGCCTCTATCTCGCGGCCGTGCGCGGCGGCGCAGCGGCGAGCGGACGTCCGCTCGCGGGGCTGGCGACGGGACAGCGTGCCGATCTGGTGATCCTCGACACCACGCATCCCGATTTCGACCACCGGCCGCTGGAACAACTCCTCTCTGCGATGGTGTTTTGCGAGCACGGCCATCCGCCGGTGCGGGATGTCTTCGTCGCCGGACGCCAGGTCGTCGACAACGGCACGCATGCGCTGCAGCAGCAAGCCGCCGCCGAATA